In Carassius auratus strain Wakin chromosome 36, ASM336829v1, whole genome shotgun sequence, the following are encoded in one genomic region:
- the LOC113055252 gene encoding nicotinamide phosphoribosyltransferase-like, whose translation MMAAQDFNFLLATDSYKITHYKQYPPNISKVYSYFECRRKKGSQFNEVVFFGLQYLLKKYLAGPVITEEKIQEAKVFYQMHFKQAVFDEEGWRKVLEKYDGRLPIRIKAVPEGKIIPRGNVLFTVENTDPDFFWLTNYIETMLVQMWYPITVATISREFKKILAKHLKATSGSLEGLDCKLHDFGYRGVSSQESAALGGAAHLVNFCSTDTVAGLLMAQRYYGCPMAGFSIPAAEHSTIISWGKSREKDAYECLLDQFPSGPVAVVSDSYDIFKACKHIWGDKLKERVMERSEDSALIIRPDSGDPAQTLLEVIKILEECFGCSLNSVGYKVLPSYLRIIQGDGIDLNSVNEILEKLSDEGWSAENVFFGCGSALLQKINRDTLNCAFKCSYVETNGKGMDVYKQPVTDPSKGSKRGRLSLRRNSDGFIETVEKGAGKPEEDMLVTVFENGTILQEYTLDEIRKAAQLWEEDVSPSQHNEEDSTTLEIHQKCIMNGVH comes from the exons ATGATGGCAGCTCAGGATTTCAATTTTTTACTTGCGACGGACTCTTATAAG ATTACCCACTACAAGCAATACCCACCCAATATCAGTAAGGTGTACTCCTATTTTGAGTGTCGGCGCAAAAAAGGGTCACAGTTTAATGAGGTGGTGTTTTTTGGCCTCCAGTATCTCCTGAAGAAATACCTAGCAG GTCCAGTTATCACGGAGGAAAAGATTCAGGAGGCGAAAGTCTTTTATCAGATGCACTTTAAACAGGCAGTGTTCGATGAAGAGGGATGGAGGAAAGTTTTAGAG AAATATGATGGCCGTCTTCCAATCCGTATCAAAGCAGTTCCTGAGGGGAAGATCATTCCCAGAGGGAACGTTCTTTTCACTGTGGAGAACACAGATCCAGATTTCTTCTGGCTCACCAATTATATCGAG ACGATGCTGGTCCAAATGTGGTACCCCATCACCGTAGCAACAATCTCCAGGGAGTTCAAAAAGATTCTGGCCAAGCACCTGAAGGCCACGTCAGGGAGCCTGGAGGGACTGGACTGCAAACTGCACGATTTTGGCTACAGAGGGGTGTCCTCACAAGAG TCGGCAGCACTTGGTGGAGCTGCTCATCTGGTGAATTTCTGCAGCACAGATACAGTGGCAGGTCTGCTGATGGCACAGCGATACTACGGATGTCCTATGGCTGGATTCTCCATCCCTGCTGCAGAACACAG CACTATCATCTCCTGGGGCAAGAGCCGAGAGAAAGACGCATATGAGTGTCTGCTGGACCAGTTTCCCTCTGGGCCTGTAGCTGTGGTTAGCGACAGTTATGACATCTTTAAGGCTTGTAAGCACATCTGGGGGGACAAGCTGAAGGAGAGAGTGATGGAGAGGAGTGAGGATTCTGCCCTTATCATTCGTCCAGACTCTGGGGACCCTGCTCAGACACTCTTAGAG GTGATAAAGATTTTGGAGGAGTGTTTTGGATGTTCTCTGAACTCAGTTGGTTACAAGGTGCTCCCGTCATACCTGCGCATTATCCAGGGGGATGGAATTGATCTGAACTCAGTCAATGAG ATTCTGGAGAAGCTGAGCGATGAAGGTTGGAGTGCCGAAAATGTGTTTTTCGGCTGTGGAAGCGCACTCTTGCAGAAAATCAACAGAGACACACTTAACTGTGCATTTAAGTGCAGCTATGTGGAGACCAATGGCAAAGGC ATGGACGTTTATAAGCAGCCAGTGACGGACCCATCTAAAGGATCCAAGCGTGGTCGTCTCTCTCTGAGGAGAAACTCCGATGGCTTCATTGAGACGGTGGAAAAAGGAGCGGGCAAACCAGAGGAG GACATGTTGGTGACTGTGTTTGAAAACGGGACCATCCTGCAGGAGTACACTCTGGATGAGATCCGAAAAGCTGCTCAGCTTTGGGAGGAAGACGTGAGCCCTTCCCAGCACAACGAAGAGGACAGCACTACTCTGGAGATCCACCAGAAATGCATAATGAACGGCgtgcattaa